The stretch of DNA CCCGCTTTTCGAATAGCTGCCGTTGCTTCATAGCCGTCCATCTCCGGCATCTGGCAGTCCATGAAAATTATATCGTAAGGGATTGACTTGACCGCCACGACCGCTTCTTTGCCATTGGCCACACAATCCACCTTGCAGCCGAATTTCTGCAGCATTTTGCTGGCTACTTTTTGATTCACAATATTGTCTTCTGCCAGCAGAATTTTGAGGTTCAGTTTCCGGGCTTCGGCGATGGTGTGCCGGGTCACCAGTTTCTTCC from candidate division KSB1 bacterium encodes:
- a CDS encoding response regulator; amino-acid sequence: KKLVTRHTIAEARKLNLKILLAEDNIVNQKVASKMLQKFGCKVDCVANGKEAVVAVKSIPYDIIFMDCQMPEMDGYEATAAIRKAGSEERGAQNDISRIPIIAMTANAMKGDREKCLDAGMDDYISKPVNATKLKEAIDKWGQKITVVDEENQKQLSQ